In Haloplanus rubicundus, one DNA window encodes the following:
- a CDS encoding sensor histidine kinase: MKVSSFGRFAGAVAVGGLGAALVVVLAVEGGDAWRSLVVVAPLSLAVLLFVAAAWLLRSDLDGRIALRVPLLTAVGMLVFGTFGAFVAFDLLPDATGARPTLVVLHFVSVGGAVGVLVGLFTARQATTIRALRTREAELRRSRDEYQDLFDGIGDAVLVHDTRGTIIAANDAASERLGYADSLVGRRIDDVECARADEASATVRTDSADDRIVYETVHTAADGETIPVEVSARYVRYRGSPAVLSVARDVTRRRDSEHELARKRDQLRALNRVLRHDIRNDMQIVLGLGGLLEDHVDEEGAEYLRTIRDTGEHVVELTESSRDLARAVAGEAELPLESVSLDETLRAEIDRRREAFGHASIELHGDVPDVDVRANDLLSSVFRNLLNNAVQHSDREEPTVEVTADMTRGDHTAIVRIADDGPGIAPGRREAVFGKGEKGLDSEGTGLGLYLVQSLVDQYGGEVWIEDNEPRGTVVVVELPISVD; this comes from the coding sequence GTGAAGGTATCGTCGTTCGGTCGATTCGCCGGCGCTGTCGCCGTCGGGGGGCTCGGTGCCGCGCTAGTCGTCGTGTTGGCCGTCGAGGGCGGTGACGCGTGGCGATCCCTCGTCGTCGTTGCCCCGCTCAGCCTCGCCGTCCTCCTGTTCGTCGCCGCCGCTTGGCTCCTCCGGAGCGACCTCGACGGCCGAATCGCGCTTCGGGTACCGCTGTTGACCGCCGTCGGGATGCTCGTGTTCGGTACCTTCGGCGCCTTCGTGGCCTTCGACCTCCTCCCGGACGCGACCGGTGCGCGGCCGACGCTGGTCGTGTTACACTTCGTCAGCGTCGGCGGCGCGGTCGGCGTCCTCGTCGGTCTGTTCACCGCGAGACAGGCGACGACGATTCGGGCGCTTCGCACCCGCGAGGCCGAACTCCGCCGGTCCCGGGACGAGTATCAGGACCTCTTCGACGGCATCGGCGACGCGGTCCTCGTCCACGACACCCGGGGGACGATCATCGCCGCCAACGACGCCGCGTCGGAGCGCCTGGGCTACGCCGACTCGCTCGTGGGCCGTCGGATCGACGACGTGGAGTGTGCCCGTGCCGACGAGGCGTCGGCGACCGTACGGACCGATTCGGCCGACGACCGCATCGTCTACGAGACGGTCCACACGGCCGCCGATGGCGAGACGATTCCGGTCGAGGTGAGCGCCCGATACGTCCGATATCGGGGCTCGCCGGCGGTACTGTCGGTCGCTCGTGACGTCACCCGCCGCCGGGACTCCGAGCACGAACTCGCCCGGAAGCGGGATCAGCTTCGGGCGCTCAACCGCGTCCTGCGCCACGACATCCGCAACGACATGCAGATCGTTCTCGGGCTGGGTGGACTCCTCGAGGACCACGTCGACGAGGAGGGGGCGGAGTATCTCCGGACGATCCGCGACACCGGCGAACACGTCGTCGAGCTCACCGAGAGCTCGCGTGACCTCGCACGGGCGGTCGCCGGCGAGGCCGAACTCCCGCTGGAATCCGTCTCCCTCGACGAGACGCTTCGGGCGGAAATCGACCGCCGACGAGAGGCGTTCGGCCACGCGTCCATCGAACTCCACGGCGACGTTCCCGACGTGGACGTGCGGGCGAACGACCTGCTGTCGTCGGTGTTTCGGAACCTCCTGAACAACGCCGTCCAGCACAGCGACCGAGAGGAACCGACAGTGGAAGTCACCGCCGACATGACGCGTGGCGACCACACGGCCATCGTCCGTATCGCCGACGACGGCCCCGGCATCGCACCGGGGCGGCGGGAGGCCGTGTTCGGGAAGGGAGAGAAGGGACTCGACAGCGAGGGCACCGGCCTCGGGCTCTATCTCGTCCAGTCGCTGGTCGATCAGTACGGCGGCGAGGTGTGGATCGAGGACAACGAGCCGCGAGGAACCGTCGTCGTCGTCGAACTGCCGATTTCGGTGGATTGA
- a CDS encoding sensor histidine kinase, which yields MNNRATAEPGSEYRALFEHVSDGLLVLDPDTGAVRDANGRFVAMSGFDRDALTDGRLGDLLTERTRSDAPIQSLVDAAGDDGRTVEWRFRRRGGEPFWGELSASLTTLDGERSVLTTVRDVTERKRRREELGRFEELVEHVPTGIFRAPYDPDGSFLEANPTMVDLFDADSKVDLLSTPVAAIYDDGKDCRSVFDALDERGVVTEKVELRTLSGDRFWGLVTVCHCESAEGEAYIDGAIKDVTETREYQQVLEEQNERLELLNRIVRHDIRNDMQLVQGMADLLDDVSDDRGKPHLETIRTRTKHVIELTDLMGELMDALVAEPGENLEPTNLSFVLDREVREAESSYPDATIRTRGNVPLVEVVANDMLRSVFRNLLNNAVQHHDGDEPTVEVSADVEDEWVLVRVADDGPGIDPDRREAVFGRGEKGLDSEGTGLGLYLVYTLVDQYGGEVWIEDNEPRGSVFNVRLRLA from the coding sequence GTGAACAATCGGGCCACCGCCGAGCCCGGCTCGGAGTACCGTGCGCTCTTCGAGCACGTCTCCGACGGGCTCCTCGTTCTCGATCCGGACACCGGCGCCGTCCGCGACGCCAACGGCCGCTTCGTCGCGATGAGTGGCTTCGACCGCGACGCGCTCACGGACGGCCGACTCGGTGACCTGCTGACCGAGAGGACGCGATCCGACGCCCCGATCCAGTCGCTCGTCGACGCCGCGGGGGACGACGGGCGGACCGTCGAGTGGCGGTTTCGCCGCCGTGGCGGGGAGCCGTTCTGGGGCGAGCTCTCCGCGTCGCTGACGACCCTCGACGGCGAGCGGAGCGTGCTGACGACCGTTCGGGACGTGACCGAGCGCAAGCGCCGGCGGGAGGAACTCGGCCGGTTCGAGGAACTGGTCGAACACGTCCCGACCGGAATTTTCCGGGCTCCCTACGATCCGGACGGATCCTTCCTCGAAGCCAACCCGACGATGGTCGACCTGTTCGACGCGGACTCGAAGGTCGACCTGCTGTCGACGCCCGTCGCCGCTATCTACGACGACGGGAAGGACTGCCGGTCCGTCTTCGACGCGCTGGACGAGCGGGGCGTGGTGACCGAGAAGGTGGAACTCCGGACGTTGAGCGGCGACCGATTCTGGGGGCTCGTCACCGTCTGTCACTGCGAGAGTGCGGAGGGTGAAGCGTACATCGACGGGGCGATCAAGGACGTGACCGAGACGCGGGAGTACCAGCAGGTCTTGGAGGAACAAAACGAGCGCCTCGAACTCCTCAACCGCATCGTCCGCCACGACATCCGCAACGACATGCAGCTCGTGCAGGGGATGGCCGACCTGTTGGACGACGTCTCCGACGACAGGGGCAAACCCCACCTGGAGACGATTCGGACGCGAACCAAGCACGTCATCGAACTGACGGACCTGATGGGCGAACTGATGGACGCGCTCGTCGCCGAACCGGGGGAGAACCTCGAACCGACGAACCTCTCGTTCGTGCTGGATCGGGAGGTGCGGGAGGCCGAATCCAGCTATCCGGACGCCACGATCCGAACGCGGGGGAACGTGCCGCTGGTCGAGGTGGTGGCGAACGACATGCTCCGCTCGGTGTTCCGGAACCTCCTGAACAACGCCGTCCAGCACCACGACGGCGACGAGCCAACCGTCGAGGTGTCCGCCGACGTCGAGGACGAGTGGGTGCTGGTTCGAGTCGCCGACGACGGCCCCGGCATCGACCCCGACCGCCGCGAAGCCGTGTTCGGACGGGGAGAGAAGGGACTCGACAGCGAGGGCACCGGCCTCGGGCTCTATCTGGTGTACACGCTCGTCGATCAGTACGGCGGCGAGGTGTGGATCGAGGACAACGAGCCACGGGGGAGCGTCTTCAACGTCCGCCTCCGACTGGCCTGA
- a CDS encoding DUF5786 family protein, whose amino-acid sequence MGFGSYDESEQENQELDADLDDNEGVETSENDHRGSVEFEIGASNDELLDRLKDIKEE is encoded by the coding sequence ATGGGCTTCGGGAGCTACGACGAATCCGAACAGGAGAACCAGGAGTTAGACGCCGACCTCGACGACAACGAAGGGGTCGAGACGTCCGAGAACGACCACCGGGGGTCGGTCGAGTTCGAGATCGGGGCGTCGAACGACGAACTGCTCGATCGGCTCAAAGACATCAAAGAGGAGTGA
- the hisH gene encoding imidazole glycerol phosphate synthase subunit HisH encodes MSLSRPPSEALADVVIVDYGLGNLRSATRGLERAGASVTITDDPDDFAAADGIVLPGVGAFREGMENAGPYRDALADAVDRGQPVFGICLGMQMLLTSSEEADHAGEGDVVGLDFVPGRNVRFAEGQKVPHMGWNDLTVERDHPLVSGVDAAAAPERDGPGGGSVDGEYAYFVHSYYAVPDDDEAVVATTDHGRTFPAVIANDEGTVFGTQFHPEKSGETGLTILRNFVDICYTQ; translated from the coding sequence ATGAGCCTCTCCCGACCCCCGTCGGAGGCGCTTGCCGACGTGGTCATCGTCGACTACGGCCTCGGCAACCTCCGGTCGGCAACGCGCGGCCTCGAACGCGCCGGCGCGTCGGTCACCATCACCGACGATCCCGACGACTTTGCCGCCGCCGACGGCATCGTCCTGCCGGGCGTCGGTGCGTTCCGCGAAGGGATGGAGAACGCCGGACCGTACCGCGACGCCCTCGCCGACGCCGTCGACCGCGGCCAACCCGTCTTCGGCATCTGTCTCGGGATGCAGATGCTCCTCACGTCGAGCGAGGAGGCGGACCACGCCGGCGAGGGCGACGTCGTCGGCCTCGATTTCGTCCCCGGGCGGAACGTCCGCTTCGCCGAGGGACAGAAGGTGCCCCACATGGGCTGGAACGACCTGACCGTCGAGCGCGACCACCCCCTCGTCTCGGGCGTCGACGCGGCGGCCGCGCCGGAGCGCGACGGCCCGGGCGGCGGCTCCGTCGACGGCGAGTACGCCTACTTCGTCCACTCCTACTACGCCGTTCCGGACGACGACGAGGCGGTGGTCGCCACGACGGACCACGGCCGCACCTTCCCCGCGGTTATCGCCAACGACGAGGGCACCGTCTTCGGGACGCAGTTCCACCCGGAGAAGAGCGGCGAGACGGGGCTGACGATCCTGCGGAACTTCGTCGACATCTGTTACACGCAGTGA
- a CDS encoding DUF7535 family protein yields MSDAEQTADEPTLEPVYRTLGKPFRARADAEMDAIGWTIFLGMLILFLPLLPVILLVWAITKVLDAVAPTEE; encoded by the coding sequence ATGAGCGATGCCGAACAGACGGCCGACGAACCGACGCTCGAACCCGTCTACCGAACCCTCGGGAAGCCGTTCCGCGCCCGCGCCGACGCCGAGATGGACGCCATCGGCTGGACCATCTTTCTCGGCATGCTGATCCTCTTCCTTCCCCTCCTCCCGGTGATCCTCCTCGTCTGGGCGATAACGAAAGTCCTCGACGCCGTGGCGCCGACGGAAGAGTGA
- a CDS encoding endonuclease dU, which translates to MKAGTRALGVAESFADGDDRSVLCGAVLRADRTADGFVFGSCTVGGTDATAAVESLFVDLDREDVQYLLLAGIAPAWFNLVDLRALADAVERPVLSLSFESSPGLEPALHREFSDDALDERLATYRAQPPRRRIEVNDDAVWVRAVGVDAARAAEIVRAYTPEGGRPEPLRVARLAARAARRFRASDGDV; encoded by the coding sequence ATGAAGGCGGGCACGCGGGCGCTCGGCGTCGCGGAGTCGTTCGCCGACGGCGACGACCGGAGCGTCCTCTGCGGGGCCGTTCTCCGGGCGGACCGAACCGCAGACGGGTTCGTCTTCGGATCGTGTACGGTCGGTGGCACCGACGCCACCGCCGCCGTCGAGTCGCTGTTCGTCGACCTGGACCGCGAGGACGTGCAGTATCTCCTGCTCGCCGGCATCGCGCCCGCGTGGTTCAACCTCGTCGACCTGCGGGCGCTCGCCGACGCCGTCGAGCGGCCCGTTCTATCCCTCTCCTTCGAGTCGAGTCCCGGCCTCGAACCCGCGCTCCACCGGGAGTTCTCCGACGACGCCCTCGACGAGCGACTGGCGACCTACCGCGCACAGCCGCCGCGCCGACGGATCGAGGTGAACGACGACGCGGTGTGGGTCCGGGCCGTCGGCGTCGACGCCGCCCGGGCCGCGGAGATCGTCCGGGCGTACACCCCCGAGGGCGGCCGGCCCGAACCGCTCCGCGTGGCGCGGCTGGCGGCCCGGGCGGCGCGACGCTTCCGCGCGAGCGACGGCGACGTTTAA
- a CDS encoding DUF4188 domain-containing protein yields MAELTTERVTAELEGSFVVFRIGMRINTLWKVHEWLPVLRAMPKMLEELETDAESGLLGYDTKLGIRNHEVVQYWRSFEQLREYALNPDGRHAPAIQWTNQQMRESDAVGIWHETYLVGGGAYETVYNNTPPIGLGKAGTLYPATDRRRTAAGRLGLTEGDDVTYEEDGVQSEPIEPR; encoded by the coding sequence ATGGCAGAACTCACTACCGAACGGGTGACAGCCGAGCTCGAGGGGAGCTTCGTCGTGTTCCGAATCGGAATGAGAATAAACACACTCTGGAAGGTCCACGAATGGCTCCCCGTTCTTCGAGCGATGCCGAAGATGCTCGAGGAACTTGAAACGGACGCCGAGAGCGGATTGCTGGGGTACGACACGAAACTGGGAATTCGGAATCACGAAGTCGTCCAGTACTGGCGGTCGTTCGAACAGTTGCGGGAGTACGCCCTCAACCCGGACGGTCGACACGCCCCTGCGATCCAGTGGACCAATCAGCAAATGCGCGAGAGCGATGCCGTGGGAATCTGGCACGAGACGTATCTCGTGGGGGGCGGCGCGTATGAAACGGTATACAACAATACGCCACCCATCGGCTTGGGAAAGGCAGGGACGCTGTATCCCGCGACTGATCGTCGGCGAACAGCCGCAGGGAGACTGGGATTGACCGAGGGAGACGATGTGACCTACGAGGAGGATGGTGTGCAGTCCGAACCTATCGAACCACGGTAA
- the leuS gene encoding leucine--tRNA ligase, which produces MDYDPQAIEERWRERWAETGRYEADPSDDEDATFITVPYPYPSGGMHIGHARTYTVPDVYARYRRQQGDNVLFPIAWHVTGTPIIGAVERLKKGEEEQLSVLRDTYEVPESTLQDLETPMGYARYFIEEHYKRGMKSLGLSIDWRREFTTNDERYSKFITWQYETLRERNRLEKGLHPVKYCTNEEQPVTTHDLLEGEEAEYQEYTLIRFGLDDAVVPMATLRPETVRGVTNAYVDPEGTYARATVDGETWLVSEAATEKLRLQAHDVSVSETFAGADLVGESVTNPVTGDEVPILPATFVDPDNATGVVMSVPAHSPDDYLALQEAKADDARMERYGVDPAVVDRIEPVPILDVEGYGEVPAKDAVERAGVESSNDPELEAVTKELYNREFHAGRLHDDYGEFAGEVIEEVREAYREQGVEAGHFGTMYEFSEEVICRCGGDVEVAEQDTWFLRYNDEDWKEATKRVVENMECIPENTRGEYDHTIDWLNEWPCIRNYGLGTRLPWDDDFVIEPLSDSTIYMAYYTVAPRLREIPVEDLDRDFFDALFYGPEAVEDPDPRALDLREEWLHWYPVDYRFSANDLISNHLTFYLFHHAELFEEAEWPAGIVIMGMGLLEGEKMSSSKGHVVLPGEAIDRYGADTVRFFLLNSAEPWQDYDWRAGQVESVRNQLDRFWNRATELLPDDPGSTLDDDPEARDLADIDRWLLSKLQGTVREVTAAMENSETRAASQTAFYGFEESLRWYRRRTDRSRPGAQWTLRRALETRLRLLAPFVPFLTNELHEELTGTPAEDAPWPTVDPELERPTVEVRERRIERLTEDVNDIVDVTGTDPETIRVYVAADWKGTVFDAVVEAGPDVGAAMSEAMSDPALRERGEAVNDLVGDLVELVRDLDDETVEVLAELDELAVYEAAVPFLEREFDADVTVYAEDADPPDPGDRAGNAVPFRPAIHIE; this is translated from the coding sequence ATGGACTACGACCCGCAGGCTATCGAGGAGCGCTGGCGGGAGCGCTGGGCGGAGACGGGTAGGTACGAAGCCGATCCGTCGGACGACGAGGACGCGACGTTCATCACCGTCCCGTACCCGTACCCGAGCGGCGGAATGCACATCGGCCACGCCCGGACCTACACCGTCCCGGACGTGTACGCCCGCTACCGACGCCAGCAGGGCGACAACGTCCTCTTTCCCATCGCGTGGCACGTCACCGGGACGCCGATCATCGGCGCCGTCGAACGCCTGAAGAAAGGCGAGGAAGAACAGCTCTCGGTGCTCCGGGACACCTACGAGGTTCCCGAGTCGACCCTGCAGGACCTGGAGACGCCGATGGGGTACGCCCGCTACTTCATCGAGGAACATTACAAGCGCGGGATGAAGTCGCTGGGGCTCTCCATCGACTGGCGCCGCGAGTTCACCACGAACGACGAGCGCTACTCGAAGTTCATCACGTGGCAGTACGAGACCCTCCGCGAACGGAACCGACTGGAGAAGGGCCTCCACCCCGTCAAATACTGCACGAACGAGGAGCAGCCGGTCACGACCCACGACCTGCTCGAAGGTGAGGAAGCCGAGTATCAGGAGTACACCCTGATCCGGTTCGGCCTCGACGACGCGGTGGTGCCGATGGCGACGCTCCGCCCCGAGACGGTGCGCGGCGTCACCAACGCCTACGTCGACCCCGAAGGCACCTACGCCCGCGCGACGGTCGACGGCGAGACGTGGCTCGTGAGCGAGGCGGCGACCGAGAAGCTTCGCCTACAGGCCCACGACGTCAGCGTCTCGGAGACGTTCGCGGGGGCGGACCTCGTGGGCGAGTCGGTCACCAACCCCGTCACCGGCGACGAGGTACCCATCCTGCCGGCGACGTTCGTCGACCCCGACAACGCCACGGGCGTCGTGATGTCCGTCCCGGCTCACTCGCCGGACGACTACCTCGCCTTGCAGGAGGCGAAAGCCGACGACGCGCGGATGGAGCGCTACGGCGTCGACCCCGCGGTCGTCGACCGGATCGAACCGGTGCCGATCCTCGACGTCGAGGGGTACGGCGAGGTGCCGGCGAAAGACGCCGTCGAGCGGGCGGGCGTCGAATCCTCGAACGACCCCGAACTGGAGGCCGTGACGAAGGAGCTGTACAACCGTGAGTTCCACGCCGGGCGCCTCCACGACGACTACGGCGAGTTCGCCGGCGAAGTGATCGAGGAGGTTCGGGAAGCCTACCGTGAGCAGGGGGTCGAGGCGGGTCACTTCGGGACGATGTACGAGTTCTCGGAGGAGGTGATCTGTCGCTGTGGCGGCGACGTCGAGGTGGCCGAACAGGACACCTGGTTCCTCCGGTACAACGACGAGGACTGGAAGGAAGCGACCAAGCGGGTCGTCGAGAACATGGAGTGCATCCCCGAGAACACCCGCGGCGAGTACGACCACACCATCGACTGGCTGAACGAGTGGCCGTGCATCCGCAACTACGGGCTGGGGACGCGCCTGCCGTGGGACGACGACTTCGTCATCGAACCCCTCTCCGACTCGACCATCTACATGGCGTACTACACGGTCGCGCCCCGCCTGCGCGAGATTCCGGTCGAGGACCTCGACCGCGACTTCTTCGACGCGCTGTTCTACGGCCCCGAGGCGGTCGAGGACCCCGACCCCCGCGCCCTCGACCTGCGCGAGGAGTGGCTGCACTGGTACCCCGTCGACTACCGCTTCTCCGCGAACGACCTCATCTCCAACCACCTCACCTTCTACCTGTTCCACCACGCGGAACTGTTCGAGGAGGCCGAGTGGCCGGCGGGCATCGTCATCATGGGGATGGGCCTGCTGGAGGGGGAGAAGATGTCGTCCTCGAAGGGCCACGTCGTCCTGCCGGGCGAGGCCATCGACCGCTACGGCGCCGACACCGTGCGCTTCTTCCTGCTCAACTCCGCGGAGCCGTGGCAGGACTACGACTGGCGGGCGGGACAGGTCGAGAGCGTCCGCAACCAGCTCGACCGGTTCTGGAACCGCGCGACGGAGCTGCTGCCCGACGATCCGGGGTCGACCCTCGACGACGACCCCGAGGCCCGTGACCTCGCCGACATCGACCGGTGGCTGCTCTCGAAACTGCAGGGGACGGTTCGTGAGGTGACCGCGGCGATGGAGAACTCCGAGACGCGGGCGGCGAGTCAGACCGCCTTCTACGGCTTCGAGGAGTCGCTCCGGTGGTACCGCCGCCGGACCGACCGGAGCCGACCGGGCGCTCAGTGGACGCTCCGGCGCGCCCTGGAGACGCGGCTGCGCCTGCTCGCCCCGTTCGTCCCCTTCCTCACCAACGAGCTTCACGAGGAGTTGACGGGAACGCCGGCCGAGGACGCCCCGTGGCCTACGGTCGACCCCGAACTGGAGCGCCCGACGGTCGAGGTCCGGGAACGACGGATCGAACGCCTCACCGAGGACGTAAACGACATCGTGGACGTGACGGGGACGGATCCGGAGACGATTCGGGTGTACGTCGCCGCGGACTGGAAAGGAACGGTGTTCGACGCCGTCGTCGAGGCCGGCCCGGACGTGGGCGCGGCGATGAGCGAGGCGATGAGCGACCCCGCCCTGCGGGAACGCGGCGAGGCGGTCAACGACCTCGTCGGCGACCTGGTCGAACTCGTGCGTGACCTCGACGACGAGACGGTCGAGGTCCTCGCCGAGTTGGACGAACTGGCCGTCTACGAGGCGGCCGTCCCGTTCCTCGAACGCGAGTTCGACGCGGACGTGACGGTGTACGCCGAGGACGCCGACCCGCCGGACCCCGGCGACCGGGCCGGGAACGCCGTCCCCTTCCGCCCGGCCATCCACATCGAATAG
- a CDS encoding uracil-DNA glycosylase: MVERDGPDVTACERCPALVESRSRIVNGVGPDDAALLFVGEAPGANEDAEGEPFVGRSGTVLDDALRDAGLARADVRITNCVRCRPPENRDPHVEELDNCADFLEREIEFVDPDLIVTLGKVPGERLLDRSVAVTKEAGSVVDARLGGASRRVLVCLHPAATLYDRSQREAFDAAIAKAADLAGVSTDGGGGQSRLGDY; the protein is encoded by the coding sequence ATGGTCGAACGCGACGGGCCGGACGTGACGGCCTGCGAGCGCTGTCCGGCGCTCGTCGAGTCACGGAGTCGCATCGTCAACGGCGTCGGCCCCGACGACGCCGCGCTCCTGTTCGTCGGCGAGGCCCCCGGCGCCAACGAGGACGCCGAGGGCGAACCCTTCGTCGGCCGGTCGGGGACCGTCCTCGACGACGCCCTCCGCGACGCCGGCCTCGCACGCGCCGACGTGCGCATCACCAACTGCGTGCGGTGTCGCCCGCCGGAGAACCGCGACCCGCACGTCGAGGAACTCGACAACTGCGCGGACTTTCTGGAACGCGAAATCGAGTTCGTCGATCCGGACCTGATCGTCACGCTGGGAAAGGTGCCCGGCGAGCGCCTGCTGGATCGCTCCGTGGCGGTGACGAAGGAGGCGGGATCGGTCGTCGACGCGCGTCTCGGCGGGGCGTCGCGGCGCGTCCTCGTCTGTCTCCACCCGGCGGCGACGCTGTACGACCGGAGCCAGCGGGAGGCGTTCGACGCGGCGATAGCGAAGGCGGCGGACCTCGCCGGCGTCTCGACGGACGGGGGCGGCGGGCAGTCGCGGTTGGGCGACTACTGA
- a CDS encoding methylglyoxal synthase produces MARVALIAHDEKKPTLVEIVQAYEDILSNFDLVGTGMTAKRLMRKTDLNIERKRGGSVGGDVQIAAEVVEGDIDGVIFLRDPSIAQPHEADINALLRACTVHNVPIASVPVTAEFLIEALYRKGSHHSGWRLRIK; encoded by the coding sequence GTGGCACGAGTCGCACTCATCGCACACGACGAGAAGAAACCAACACTCGTAGAGATAGTACAGGCGTATGAAGATATCCTCTCAAATTTTGACTTAGTCGGGACTGGGATGACCGCCAAGCGACTCATGCGTAAGACGGATCTAAACATCGAGCGTAAACGGGGTGGCAGCGTCGGTGGAGACGTACAGATCGCCGCAGAAGTCGTTGAAGGCGACATCGATGGTGTCATTTTTTTGCGTGATCCCTCGATCGCACAGCCACACGAAGCAGACATCAATGCCCTGTTACGGGCCTGTACCGTTCATAACGTCCCGATAGCGTCGGTCCCTGTGACCGCAGAATTTCTCATCGAAGCACTGTACCGAAAGGGGAGCCACCATTCCGGATGGCGCTTGCGGATAAAATAA
- the pheA gene encoding prephenate dehydratase yields MKAITLGPAGTYSHRAAGAVADEVTFSESVTAIVEAVADGEYRRGVVPIENSIEGSVTETLDALADYEVSVVEEIVTPIRHALIAQSPEFDVVASHSQALAQCRSFLEAEYPDVTLEAVTSTARGVEHAREDASVAAIAHPDNAGDDLQVLAEDIQDRDSNATRFFAIAPADEGSDAGGKSTIIVNPNANYPGLLLELLEAFADRDINLSRVESRPTGDRLGDYLFHIDFEAGLYERHARDAVEDVEEIAANGWVRRLGSYDTRHVV; encoded by the coding sequence ATGAAAGCCATCACGCTCGGCCCCGCGGGGACGTACTCCCACCGCGCCGCGGGGGCGGTCGCCGACGAGGTGACCTTCAGCGAGTCCGTGACCGCCATCGTCGAGGCGGTGGCGGACGGCGAGTACCGACGCGGCGTCGTCCCCATCGAGAACAGCATCGAAGGGAGCGTCACGGAGACGCTCGACGCCCTCGCCGACTACGAGGTGAGCGTCGTCGAGGAGATCGTGACACCGATTCGCCACGCACTGATCGCGCAGTCGCCGGAGTTCGACGTGGTCGCCAGCCACTCGCAGGCGCTCGCGCAGTGTCGCTCCTTCCTCGAAGCCGAGTACCCCGACGTGACCCTGGAGGCAGTCACCAGCACCGCCCGTGGCGTCGAACACGCCCGCGAGGACGCTTCGGTCGCCGCCATCGCCCACCCCGACAACGCCGGCGACGACCTCCAGGTGCTCGCGGAGGATATCCAGGACCGCGACTCGAACGCCACTCGGTTTTTCGCCATCGCGCCCGCCGACGAAGGCTCGGACGCCGGCGGGAAATCGACGATCATCGTCAATCCGAACGCCAACTACCCCGGCCTCCTCCTCGAACTGCTCGAGGCCTTCGCGGACCGGGACATCAACCTCTCGCGCGTGGAGTCCCGTCCCACGGGTGACCGCCTCGGCGACTACCTCTTCCACATCGACTTCGAGGCCGGTCTCTACGAGCGCCACGCCCGCGACGCCGTCGAGGACGTGGAGGAAATCGCCGCCAACGGCTGGGTGCGCCGACTCGGCTCTTACGACACTCGCCACGTCGTCTGA
- a CDS encoding Hsp20/alpha crystallin family protein: MQPNDYFSDFDDLFERMTGDRWGAFGRYNRPGSGSSSSSSSGAGEFAIDVAHYDGEIVVTADVPGFEKSDFDISVDGDLLTIRADSETASDIDEDAYVRRERRHHSMRRTIRLPADVDGEGASASYRNGVLTVTIPVEADADVRHIDVE; encoded by the coding sequence ATGCAACCAAACGACTACTTCAGTGACTTCGACGACCTCTTCGAGCGCATGACCGGTGACCGATGGGGAGCGTTCGGCCGCTACAACCGCCCCGGCTCCGGCTCCAGCTCCAGCTCCAGCTCCGGAGCCGGCGAGTTCGCCATCGACGTCGCCCACTACGACGGCGAAATCGTCGTCACGGCGGACGTGCCCGGCTTCGAGAAGTCCGACTTCGACATCTCCGTCGACGGCGACCTCCTGACCATCCGCGCCGACTCCGAGACGGCGTCCGACATCGACGAGGACGCGTACGTCCGCCGCGAGCGCCGCCACCACTCGATGCGCCGCACCATCCGCCTGCCCGCAGACGTGGACGGCGAGGGCGCGTCCGCGAGCTACCGGAACGGCGTACTGACCGTCACCATCCCCGTCGAAGCCGACGCCGACGTGCGTCACATCGACGTCGAGTAG